Genomic window (Methanobacterium sp.):
AATAAATACCTAATAGTCCATTGGATTTAAGATATAATCACTGCTTTGAATAATAATTAGTATTTGTTTGATTTAGTATTTTATCAACCAAGTAAAAATGTAATTAGGAATATGATATAATGAAAGTTTTAATCATCGGTGCAGAAGGAATGTTAGGCCATGATTTAGTGGAGGTTATGTCCAAAAACCATGAGGTTAGTACCACCACCATCGACACCATGGACATCACAGACATCAATAAAACTATTGAAACAGTTAAAAAGAAGAATCCAGACGTGGTAATCCATGCTGCTGCTTTCACTGATGTTGATGGAAGTGAATCTCAGGCAGATCTTGCTTACAAAGTAAATAGTTTAGGAACCCGGAATGTGGCAGTTGCTTGCAAAGAAACAGACAGTGCACTGGTTTACATATGCACTGATTATGTTTTCGATGGCACTAAAGGCAGTCCTTACTATGAATTCGATCAAACAAACCCGTTAAGTGTATATGGGAAAACTAAACTACAAGGCGAAGCATACATCCGTGACTTACTCAACAAGTTTTACATAGTACGAACATCATGGTTATATGGTTATCATGGTCCCAATTTTGTAACCACCATGCTAAAACTGGCCCAAACACATGACCAGATATCTGTTGTTGGTGACCAGATAGGATCCCCGACCTACACTGTAGATCTTTCCAAAGCCATAGCAAAACTCATAGAAAAACCAGTCTATGGTATTTATCACATTACTAACAGCCAGCATTGTACTTGGTATGAATATGCACAGCTAATCTTCGACATAGCCGGTAAAAAGGTTAACTTGAAATCGGTTACCACCGAAGAATTCGGCAGTGCAGCTAAAAGACCTAAATATTCAGTTCTCGAAAACTATAACTGGAAAATGGAAGGATTTCCTAAAATAAGAAGTTTTAAAGAGGCATTGAAGGAGTATATGGATTTATTATTGTGATATTACTTCCCAAAAATGTTTTCCTCACCAAAAAAGAAGAATAAAAAAATAAAATAGTAATTTATGGGGAAATGAATTCTTTCTATATTGACAGCTTAGACAATCTTTCCATGGCTTCTTTTGTATTTTCAAGGGTGTTAAAAGCGGTTAATCTAAGATAACCCTCACCACTTGGTCCGAAACCAACACCAGGTGTGCCTGCTATATGGGCTTCATTTAATAACAAGTCAAAAAATTGCCAGGAATCCATATCCTCTGGTGTTTTAATCCAGATGTAGGGTGAGTTAACTCCGCCAAAAACTTTCAACCCTAACTTGCTTAAACTATCCCGTATAATGGACGCATTTTTCATGTAATAATCAATTGATTCTTGAATTTCTGCTTGCCCTTCAGGTGTATAGACTGCACTAGCAGCAACCTGTATTGGATAGGAAACTCCATTAAATTTAGTTGCTTGTCTGCGGTTCCACAATTCATTCACTGAGTGTGGATTTCCTTTTGCATCAAAACCTAACAATTCCTTAGGAACCACAGTATAGGCACAACGTGTACCAGTGAAACCAGCATTTTTGGAAAAACTCCTAAACTCAATGGCAACTTCACGAGCACCACTAATCTCATAAATGCTGTGTGGAATGTCCTTTTCACTAATGTAAGCTTCATAAGCAGCGTCGAAGAGAATTATTGAATTATTTTCTCTAGCATAATCCACCCATACAGTGAGCTGTTTTTTGTTTAGTACAGTGCCAGTGGGATTGTTAGGAAAACATAAATAAATCAAATCAACAGGTGTTTCTGGAAGTTCTGGAACAAATTCATTCTCTTCAGTGCAGGGAATGTAAACCAAGTTATGATAACGACCATCATCTCCCATAGGCCCTGTCCGTCCAGCCATAACATTACTATCCACATAAACTGGATAAACTGGATCAGTAACTGCTACAATGTTTTCCAGGCCGAAAATTTCCTGAATATTACCAGTATCACATTTAGCCCCATCGCTGATGAAAACTTCCTCTTTAGATAATGTGATTCCACGCGGTTCATAGTCATTTTTGATGATTTCCTCAATCAAAAAATCATAACCTTGTTCAGGACCGTAACCATGAAAAGTGTCTTTTTTGCTCATTTCGTCAACTGCTTTTTTGAATTTCTTAATCACTGCTTGAGGTAAAGGTCGGGTTACATCACCAATACCCATGCTAATTACGTCAACATCAGGGTTTTCTTTCTGATACTTCTCAACTCTTTGGGTAATTTCAGAAAAAATGTAATTGCTTTCTAGCAACAAATAGTTTTCATTGATTTTAACTGACATTTTCCTACACCTCTATTTTTTTTTAATTTTGTTACAAGGAATCTTAGTTCATATAGATTACAATTAACTGGCCAATTTTAACTGGTTTTGTTACATGTTCAAATTTTAAGTTTGTATATCTTTATTATTGTTTTTATTAATGATGAAAAAAGCTGCTTATCCTAAACAGTTTATTCTACCATACCGATTGGTTGTATATTTTTTTATGTTCACATAAGAAACTGGAATTTTGATACAAGGCCATGACTATTCCATTAAATGTATGGGTTCTCATTAAATCATTTTATCGTATTTATTTATTGTGATTAGTTTTTTTTAGAATAATTTATTAATGGATTTAAAATAATACTAAATTAATTTAAAGGAAATACATCAATTTAGGGGATTCTATTGTGAATTATAGGCCCATCAAGGTTCTTTTGATTGAAGACGACCCGAATCATGCCAGAGCATTAGAGGCAATGTTGGAACGGGTAAAAGAATTTGATTATGTTTTGGTTCATTGTTACAAACTTCATGATGGACTTGAAGAGTTGAAAAACACCAAATTTGATGTGATATTATTGGATCTGCGTCTGCCAGATAGTGAAGGTATATCCACATTTAGAGCAGTTCATAGTAACTTTCCAGAGATACCCATTGTAATCTTCACTGCCTTGTTCAATCATGAAATAGCACTGCAATCATTAAAAGAAGGTGCCCAGGAATACCTTTTCAAGGGTGAATTCGATGGACAGGATTTATCCACCGCAATTATGCATTCCATGGCTCGTGTTCAACATCTATTATCCTTAAAAACCGTTTATTCTACATAATATAAGTTTGTAAGCTATTTGAGAAAAATAACATAAAAGATTATATTAGAAGATGCACTATTTTATATCATAACTATTCTGATCCATTAAAATTATTATTACCCTTAAAAATAGTGACAATCGAACCATGATCAGCCTTATAGTCATCTAAATAGTAATATAAATCTTTATTAAGATTTTTATGAAAAAAAAATTAGTCTGAAGTAACAACCTTCAGATCTAAGACAGAATATCAATTTAATAATACATTGGATATTAAAGTATATCTATCTGAAAGTAGTATGTATTTGTGGAGATAGTGCCTATGAAGTGTGTTGTTATCGGTGCTGGTAATGCTGGACGACCAGCGGCAAGAATACTAAATTATGCTGGCCATCAAGTTCAGATTACTGATCAAAAGAAATTGGACCAATTCCCAGAGGGTGTTCAAAATACTCTCCAGAAAATGGAACAAGAAGGTGTGAATCTTCAATTGGGATGGGATGATCCAACCAACATTGAAGATGTTGATGCAGTTTACATATCTCCAAACATACCAAAAGATTCCAAAATAAGACATTATCTGGTTGACAACGAACTGAAACTACTTATTAACCAAGATATAGCTAAAATTTTAGAAAATTCCATAAATATCGATGTTATCGGTGTTACTGGAACCCTTGGGAAGACCAGCACCACCCACATTATTTCAGAAATCTTTCACAATGCTGGCTATAAAGTTTGGACTTGTTCATCCCAATCTGGAAATCTTCTCAGCGAAGTCATCGTCGACGGAATAATCAATGGAGATCATATTAAAAGTGATATTGCTGTTCTTGAATTGCCACATGGGACTATAAGACTCCTTTCTGAGTTAAAACTAAAAATTGGGGTAATAACCAATATATATTCTGATCATTTATCTGAATTTGAGGGGTCTCTCCAAAAATATGCCGAAAGAAAACTGATGATCACTAATTCCACAGAAATGATAATTGCCAACAAACAATGTAAGGACCTCTTAAACTCTTCTTTAAACACTATTTTTTACTGTACTGGTCAGGATTTATGTGATGTTTCTGGTGTTCTTGAAAATGGAAAAATAAGAATAAAATATAAAGTTAAATCACGGGAAGGTGAATTTGACACAGGATTCAATCTTCGTGGATACTACTTCGAAAACTCCATTGCTGCTGCAGCAGTGGCTCTCAGCTATGGCTTAAAAGTAGACAGTATCAAAGATGGGTTGAGCAAGTTTAATGGAATTCCTGGACATCTAGAATATATAGGAAACTATTCTCGTCGTGAAGTTCATTTTGATGCAGCATTTGTACCCGAAGGCATCGTATCCACACTTGAAGAGTTCCCTGTAAAAGGTGATTCAAAATTAGTTATTATAATTGATAATCCGGACAGTACCAATCCACGGGACAAGTTCCAGATCGGAAAGATACTGGGTCAATATGCACAAGTGATAATTGCCAGCGGATATAATGAAACTACTGATGTTCTGGACATGGAATCTGCTAATCAAGTATTAGAAGGTGCTAAAGATTCAAACTCTCTGAAAATAGCTGTTGAAGATGTTTACAAAGCTGGTGAACTATCCATAAAACATTCAAAACCCGGCGACGTTATTTTACACATAGGCCCCGGTGCCATAACCAATTATCAAGATCTGAAATACAAAATGATTAAAGGAATAGAATCCGGATGTAATAAGTATCCATGAATCATTTTTCTAAACTGAATTATAACTTGTTCCACTGCTTGAATCTCCTATTTTCAAACACTTTATTCAATTTTAATACCCTAAATTTCTCTATTTTTTCCGTCAATATAAAGTGTTTTCATACCTTGCACATACAGAGAAATTTATTTAAATTTAAAGGTGTAAAATAATAATAATTATATAATATTTTTTTAAAAAAAATTAAATATAAAAACTTATTTTTTATAGGAAAAATGGATTATTTCGGTGTAAACTATGGGTTATTTAGTATGTCAAAATTGTGGAGGTTATTACAAGCTTAAGAAGGATGAATCTGCTGAAGATTTTGTCGCCTGTCAATGTTACGGTCAGTTAGTATATGTTGAATCATTAGAATATCTTCGAAAAGAAGATGCCAAAGATAAACATTCAAAAACACTTTACTGCCCTTCAAAAAATAATGTTCTTAATGGATCTGAATGCATTGTAGTTGATGAGGATTTTAAACCAGAACCACAGTCTGAAACTAAAACTGGTGAAAATATAGAAATTAAAAAAGATTCAGACCAAGAAATGAAAGAACCTGGCATCAAAAACCGGGCATACTACCGGAGATATGATTATTATTCTGAGCCTGATATAAATTATCTTAAAAATCTTAAAGACGTAACTGGCCTTATTAATGCACTTTATTATGATGATGTGAATATTCAACTGGAAGCATTACAAGCATTAGCTGCTGTAGGGGATGATAGAGCCCTAAACCATTTGAACAAACTCATACAAAAAGGAGAAGGATCCC
Coding sequences:
- a CDS encoding UDP-N-acetylmuramoyl-L-alanine--D-glutamate ligase yields the protein MKCVVIGAGNAGRPAARILNYAGHQVQITDQKKLDQFPEGVQNTLQKMEQEGVNLQLGWDDPTNIEDVDAVYISPNIPKDSKIRHYLVDNELKLLINQDIAKILENSINIDVIGVTGTLGKTSTTHIISEIFHNAGYKVWTCSSQSGNLLSEVIVDGIINGDHIKSDIAVLELPHGTIRLLSELKLKIGVITNIYSDHLSEFEGSLQKYAERKLMITNSTEMIIANKQCKDLLNSSLNTIFYCTGQDLCDVSGVLENGKIRIKYKVKSREGEFDTGFNLRGYYFENSIAAAAVALSYGLKVDSIKDGLSKFNGIPGHLEYIGNYSRREVHFDAAFVPEGIVSTLEEFPVKGDSKLVIIIDNPDSTNPRDKFQIGKILGQYAQVIIASGYNETTDVLDMESANQVLEGAKDSNSLKIAVEDVYKAGELSIKHSKPGDVILHIGPGAITNYQDLKYKMIKGIESGCNKYP
- a CDS encoding LL-diaminopimelate aminotransferase; this encodes MSVKINENYLLLESNYIFSEITQRVEKYQKENPDVDVISMGIGDVTRPLPQAVIKKFKKAVDEMSKKDTFHGYGPEQGYDFLIEEIIKNDYEPRGITLSKEEVFISDGAKCDTGNIQEIFGLENIVAVTDPVYPVYVDSNVMAGRTGPMGDDGRYHNLVYIPCTEENEFVPELPETPVDLIYLCFPNNPTGTVLNKKQLTVWVDYARENNSIILFDAAYEAYISEKDIPHSIYEISGAREVAIEFRSFSKNAGFTGTRCAYTVVPKELLGFDAKGNPHSVNELWNRRQATKFNGVSYPIQVAASAVYTPEGQAEIQESIDYYMKNASIIRDSLSKLGLKVFGGVNSPYIWIKTPEDMDSWQFFDLLLNEAHIAGTPGVGFGPSGEGYLRLTAFNTLENTKEAMERLSKLSI
- a CDS encoding response regulator, whose amino-acid sequence is MNYRPIKVLLIEDDPNHARALEAMLERVKEFDYVLVHCYKLHDGLEELKNTKFDVILLDLRLPDSEGISTFRAVHSNFPEIPIVIFTALFNHEIALQSLKEGAQEYLFKGEFDGQDLSTAIMHSMARVQHLLSLKTVYST
- the rfbD gene encoding dTDP-4-dehydrorhamnose reductase; translation: MKVLIIGAEGMLGHDLVEVMSKNHEVSTTTIDTMDITDINKTIETVKKKNPDVVIHAAAFTDVDGSESQADLAYKVNSLGTRNVAVACKETDSALVYICTDYVFDGTKGSPYYEFDQTNPLSVYGKTKLQGEAYIRDLLNKFYIVRTSWLYGYHGPNFVTTMLKLAQTHDQISVVGDQIGSPTYTVDLSKAIAKLIEKPVYGIYHITNSQHCTWYEYAQLIFDIAGKKVNLKSVTTEEFGSAAKRPKYSVLENYNWKMEGFPKIRSFKEALKEYMDLLL